The following DNA comes from Thermoleophilia bacterium.
AGAACGACTGTCCGACCTGCTCGAAGCCGGTCGGACTCGACTGGAAGCTCTGTCCATACTGCGAGACCCAGCTGGTTGCGCCGAAGCGCTCTTCGCGCAGCGGCTCGTCCAAGTCGAGTTCGAAGCCGAGCTCGAAGTCGAAGGACCCGGATCGCGCTGAGCCGAAGCGCAGCCGCCGTTCCTCTAAGCCCCAGTCCGATCCGGCGACGCCGGAATCCTCGGGGCGGTCCTCAAGCCGGAAGTCTTCGCGAAGCCCGTCGTCCGAGCGCGAATCCAGCCGACGCGAGAAACCCACCAGCTCCTCCACCTCATCGGGCTCATCCGAGGAGACCGTGGAAAGCGCCGCCGCCCGACCTTCACCCGATTCCGATGCCACCCGATCGGACCGATCCGAACGGTCGAGCCGACGCACTCCGCGCTCGGCCCGCCGCAAGACGATCACTCCGGACGAAGATCCGAACG
Coding sequences within:
- a CDS encoding zinc ribbon domain-containing protein; the encoded protein is MPLAIFGIENTAINLVVTFAILCVVAIYLATIVYTFTDARRRIADPFLVGCSTAASLFPFVGTLVYTILRPPEFLEDIHERETEVRVAEVRLRHLEAHSCQKCGFPTESDFVRCPSCRTRLKNDCPTCSKPVGLDWKLCPYCETQLVAPKRSSRSGSSKSSSKPSSKSKDPDRAEPKRSRRSSKPQSDPATPESSGRSSSRKSSRSPSSERESSRREKPTSSSTSSGSSEETVESAAARPSPDSDATRSDRSERSSRRTPRSARRKTITPDEDPNASKPINSGDSPAPSRTPESR